One genomic window of Solanum dulcamara chromosome 12, daSolDulc1.2, whole genome shotgun sequence includes the following:
- the LOC129876848 gene encoding putative disease resistance protein RGA4, translating into MADPVIGATVQVVLEKLVSLTIEEARSLRNCKKNLRMLTKYVSIIQAFIHDAERRQVDDQAVEEWLKMLERVAEDAEDAENMFDEFKYESLKAQMMNIRTKLIKKVHNFFSHTAFRYKMSRKIKSINEDLRAINQLAKDLCLQSLMVSSRQIPLNRETDSVVVASDVVGRDRDVAEIKEKMLNIREEVVLSTIPLVGMGGLGKTTVAKRIFNDEQIKQNFEKKIWLCLPEMSETKSFLELILESLTERKLEVQSRDIIVKKLRDELEGKRYLLVLDDLWHVDPTLWHDFVDTLRGINTSRGNCILVTTRSKQVASTVAVDHHMLEKLTRDHCWSIFKQKAFVDGEVPEDMVSTENRIVEMCQGLPLTASVLGGLLRYKEKHEWQVILDGNPLVAGENDNGENSLKKILKLSYDYLPFPHLKKCFAYFAMFPKDFVFGKDQLIQLWMAEGFLRPCQETPVMEDVGNKFFHLLLQYSLLQDVELDQYNNIKYCKMHDLVHDLAGDILKSKLFDQKSVGGENLSQVRYFGWDSPSDQIAMINEPGRLCSLFSRNNISKDVLLRFQFLRVLNLSKSDIKELTTSIGKLIYLRYLDLSITNLKALPNSICKLYNLQTFRVSNCFLLEELPDEMANMISLRHIYYNNDFRSDSRPWCFGNQHFQMPLKMGKLTCLQTLQFFKVGLEKGRRIEELGRLKNLRGELTIRDLQLVCNREEAGKAYLREKPNISKLAYLWSHDESEDYEVNDEYVLDGLQPHPNLKNLVVVNYLGTRFPSWFSEELLPNLVELKLSGCRKCKEIPSLGQLKLLRHLELIGFHELECIGPTFYGVKVDNNGSSNNNTNIQVFPLLKKLVLWNMPRLTEWKEVQLLPTGNNGRDGVEVRMFPGLEKLRIINCPLLKSIPNQFEMLRELSTEGDHITEFGICTIWTF; encoded by the coding sequence ATGGCCGACCCTGTAATTGGTGCTACTGTTCAAGTTGTGCTTGAGAAGCTGGTTTCTCTCACTATTGAGGAGGCCAGAAGTTTAAGAAACTGCAAGAAAAATCTGAGAATGCTGACAAAATATGTATCCATTATTCAAGCTTTCATTCATGATGCTGAAAGACGACAAGTTGACGATCAAGCTGTGGAAGAATGGCTCAAGATGCTTGAGAGAGTTGCTGAAGATGCTGAAGATGCTGAAAACATGTTTGACGAATTCAAATATGAATCTCTCAAAGCACAAATGATGAACATCCGAACCAAACTAATCAAAAAGGTCCATAACTTCTTTTCTCATACTGCTTTTAGGTATAAAATGTCTCGAAAAATCAAAAGCATTAATGAAGATTTGAGGGCTATCAATCAGTTAGCTAAAGACCTCTGTCTCCAATCACTGATGGTTTCTTCTCGGCAAATACCACTAAATCGAGAAACAGATTCCGTAGTAGTTGCTTCGGATGTTGTTGGCAGAGACAGGGATGTTGCtgaaataaaggagaagatgTTGAACATTAGAGAGGAAGTTGTTCTGTCCACCATTCCCCTAGTTGGTATGGGGGGTTTAGGGAAAACTACAGTAGCTAAGAGAATTTTCAATGATGAACAAATCAAGCAAAactttgaaaagaaaatttggtTGTGTCTACCTGAAATGTCAGAAACGAAGAGCTTTCTTGAACTAATCCTTGAATCATTGACAGAGAGGAAACTTGAGGTCCAAAGTAGAGATATAATAGTCAAGAAGCTCCGAGATGAATTGGAAGGAAAAAGGTATTTACTAGTCCTGGATGATTTGTGGCATGTTGACCCTACATTGTGGCACGATTTCGTGGACACCTTGAGGGGAATAAACACATCAAGAGGAAATTGCATTCTTGTGACTACTCGTTCGAAGCAGGTGGCATCTACCGTAGCAGTAGATCATCATATGTTGGAAAAATTAACAAGAGATCATTGTTGGTCCATTTTCAAACAAAAAGCATTTGTTGATGGGGAGGTTCCAGAAGACATGGTGAGCACGGAAAACAGGATTGTTGAAATGTGTCAAGGTCTACCGTTGACTGCAAGTGTGTTGGGAGGCCTCTTACGATATAAGGAAAAACATGAATGGCAAGTAATTCTTGATGGCAACCCCCTTGTTGCAGGTGAAAATGATAATGGGGAAAATAGCTTAAAGAAAATCCTAAAACTCAGCTATGATTATCTACCATTTCCACATCTGAAAAAATGCTTTGCCTACTTTGCAATGTTTCCAAAAGATTTTGTATTTGGAAAGGACCAACTAATCCAACTCTGGATGGCAGAAGGGTTTCTTCGTCCATGTCAAGAGACCCCAGTGATGGAAGACGTTGGGAACAAgttttttcatcttttgttgCAATATTCCTTGCTGCAAGATGTTGAGCTAGATCAATACAACAATATAAAATACTGTAAGATGCATGATCTTGTGCATGATTTGGCTGGAGATATTTTAAAATCTAAGCTATTTGATCAAAAGAGTGTTGGAGGAGAAAATCTTTCTCAAGTCCGATACTTTGGATGGGACTCACCAAGTGATCAAATAGCTATGATAAATGAGCCAGGACGTTTGTGCTCATTGTTCTCGAGAAACAATATATCCAAAGATGTTCTATTGAGGTTTCAGTTCTTGAGAGTTTTAAATTTGTCCAAGTCAGACATCAAGGAGTTGACAACCTCAATTGGCAAGCTAATATACTTGAGATATCTTGATCTCTCCATTACTAATCTTAAAGCCTTGCCCAACTCCATTTGCAAGCTCTACAATTTGCAAACTTTTAGAGTAAGTAACTGCTTTTTACTCGAGGAGCTTCCAGATGAAATGGCAAATATGATAAGTTTGAGACACATATATTACAACAATGATTTCAGATCAGACTCCAGACCATGGTGTTTCGGCAATCAACACTTTCAGATGCCACTTAAGATGGGAAAATTGACTTGTCTTCAAACCTTACAGTTTTTCAAGGTAGGTTTAGAGAAAGGTCGTCGAATAGAAGAATTAGGTCGTTTGAAGAACCTTAGAGGTGAATTGACTATCAGAGATCTCCAATTGGTCTGTAATAGAGAAGAAGCTGGAAAAGCATATCTACGGGAGAAACCAAATATCTCCAAATTGGCATATTTATGGTCCCATGATGAATCAGAAGACTACGAGGTCAATGATGAGTATGTTCTGGATGGTCTTCAACCGCATCCTAACTTGAAAAATTTAGTGGTGGTGAACTATTTGGGGACTAGATTTCCTTCATGGTTCAGTGAAGAATTGCTGCCAAATTTAGTCGAGTTGAAATTAAGTGGTTGCAGAAAGTGCAAGGAAATTCCATCGCTTGGCCAACTTAAACTCCTTCGACATCTTGAGCTGATAGGATTCCATGAGTTAGAATGCATTGGACCTACATTTTATGGTGTTAAGGTTGACAATAATGGATCAAGCAACAATAACACCAATATCCAAGTGTTCCCGTTACTCAAAAAACTAGTATTATGGAATATGCCTAGACTTACTGAGTGGAAGGAAGTGCAATTGTTACCAACAGGAAATAATGGTAGAGACGGAGTTGAAGTAAGAATGTTTCCTGGGCTGGAGAAGTTGAGGATTATTAACTGTCCTTTGTTAAAAAGTATTCCAAATCAATTTGAAATGCTGCGTGAATTAAGCACGGAAGGAGATCATATAACTGAATTCGGAATCTGCACCATCTGGACTTTTTAG